In Miscanthus floridulus cultivar M001 chromosome 5, ASM1932011v1, whole genome shotgun sequence, one genomic interval encodes:
- the LOC136451465 gene encoding protein HIRA-like isoform X3 — MILEKPSWIRHEGLQIFSIDIQTGGLRFATGGGDQKVRIWSMKSVHKDSTNDDSNQRLLATMHDHFGSVNCVRWAKHGLYLASGSDDQVILIHERKAGSGTPEFGSGQPPDLENWKVIMTLRGHTADVVDLSWSPDDSTLASGSLDNTIHIWNMNNGICTAVLRGHSSLVKGVTWDPIGSFIASQSDDKTVMIWRTSDWSLAHKTEGHWAKSLGSTFFRRLAWSPCGHLITTTHGFQKPRHSAPVLERGEWAATFDFLGHNAPIVVVKFNNSAFRKNFSNDQDPKAAPAGWANGASKTLTKEQEPYNVIAIGSQDRTITVWTTASARPIFVAKHFFSQSVVDLSWSPDGYSLFACSLDGSVANFHFEAKELGCRLSDSEMDEWKRNRYGDVGGWQSNLAKSPAQLLLEQASAKQSAGKKGTSIVEQAQAPLKVSADVPNPAPVVQSLKVPEASPEDSKMTAGPTADDVKKANQLSSPVKQREYRRPDGRKRIIPEAVGFASNQDNTPNHSQNHLVDFSSLDQRMNGTRPSYGSNSNCNNCGVRDRSSVTARANITESLVIQKVSTGAGNDVRLSIEHARSVVPSSLTSCSALSIHVLNKNDNEDALPVCLEARPVECGAGDMIGAGGAFSTKETEIKCIRGTETLWSDRISGKVTVLAGNANFWAVGCEDGFLQVYTKCGMRAMPAMMMGSAAVFIDCDDCWKLLLVTRRGLMYIWNLYDRTCILQDSLASLVASPDESSAKDAGTVKVISATFSRCGSPLVVLASRHAFLYDMSMKCWLRIADDCFPASNFASSFSFPQGGELGKLQIDIGKFMARKPIWSRVTDDGLQTRAHLETQLASCLALKSAQEYRQCLLSYVRFLAREADESRLREVCESFLGPPVGMVGSTSPTDPKNLAWDPDVLGMKKQKLLKEDILPSMASNRKVQRLLNEFMDLLSEYETAETKADPMDVTLTPHPGTEANDNDKMDNLVTLYHGGSIESLDDEDTSYNLATRPGTQVESAPILDQVGNTLKQSVLDIQRFSRTGVDERTLNFLGRLARRLRRAAGQCGCKTTTAMDMHGPLTRLSDTTVGLGTSSHRGTGSGGQSSSHKTSDIFQGHGGEDEEGEDEEQDYEGIGPSQL, encoded by the exons ATGATTTTAGAGAAGCCAAGCTGGATTCGCCACGAGGGGCTGCAGATCTTCTCCATTGACATCCAGACCGGCGGCCTCCGCTTCGCCACTGGCGGCGGTGATCAGAAG GTTCGAATATGGAGCATGAAATCTGTGCATAAGGACAGTACCAACGATGATTCCAATCAAAGGTTGCTTGCTACAATGCATGATCATTTTGGATCAGTAAACTGTGTGAGATGGGCCAAGCATGGCCTCTACCTTGCTTCAGGATCAGATGATCAGGTTATCCTAATTCATGAGAGAAAAGCTGGCTCAGGTACACCTGAGTTTGGCAGTGGACAACCACCAGATCTAGAAAACTGGAAGGTCATTATGACCTTGAGAGGGCATACCGCTGATGTG GTAGATCTTAGTTGGTCCCCTGATGATTCAACGTTGGCCAGCGGTAGCTTGGATAATACCATTCACATATGGAACATGAACAACGGCATTTGCACTGCTGTCTTGCGAGGGCACTCCAGCTTAGTGAAAGGGGTTACCTGGGATCCTATTGGTTCTTTTATTGCAAGCCAATCAGATGATAAGACTGTTATGATATGGCGTACAAGTGACTGGAGTCTTGCTCACAAGACAGAAGGCCATTGGGCAAAATCT CTTGGTTCAACATTTTTTAGACGACTTGCTTGGTCACCTTGTGGCCACCTCATAACTACAACTCATGGTTTCCAGAAACCTAGGCATTCAGCACCTGTGCTTGAAAGAGGCGAGTGGGCTGCAACTTTTGACTTTCTAGGGCATAATGCGCCTATTGTGGTGGTTAAGTTTAATAACTCAGCATTCCGTAAGAATTTCTCAAATGACCAAGACCCAAAGGCTGCACCAGCTGGATGGGCCAATGGAGCATCAAAGACACTAACAAAAGAACAGGAACCATATAATGTTATTGCTATCGGAAGTCAAGACAGAACTATTACTGTTTGGACGACAGCGAGTGCCCGTCCAATATTTGTTGCTAAGCATTTTTTCTCTCAAAGTGTGGTTGATTTATCTTG GAGCCCTGATGGTTATTCACTTTTTGCCTGCTCCTTGGATGGATCAGTTGCCAACTTTCACTTTGAAGCAAAGGAGCTTGGATGCAGGTTAAGTGACTCTGAAATGGATGAATGGAAGAGGAACAGGTATGGTGATGTTGGAGGATGGCAGTCAAATCTGGCCAAAAGCCCTGCACAATTGCTGCTAGAACAGGCATCAGCAAAACAATCAGCTGGAAAAAAGGGGACTTCAATTGTCGAGCAAGCTCAAGCGCCCCTGAAAGTTTCTGCAGATGTGCCTAACCCAGCTCCGGTTGTTCAAAGTCTCAAAGTTCCTGAAGCATCACCTGAAGACTCTAAGATGACAGCAGGTCCCACTGCTGATGATGTAAAAAAAGCTAACCAGCTATCTAGTCCAGTGAAACAGAGAGAATACCGGCGCCCTGATGGCCGGAAACGAATAATCCCAGAGGCAGTTGGATTTGCTTCCAACCAGGATAACACACCCAACCATTCTCAGAATCATCTTGTTGATTTTTCATCCCTGGATCAACGAATGAATGGAACAAGACCATCTTATGGCAGTAATAGCAACTGTAATAACTGTGGAGTTAGGGATCGCTCTAGTGTCACAGCAAGGGCAAACATAACTGAGAGTCTTGTTATTCAAAAAGTTTCAACCGGTGCTGGTAATGATGTAAGGCTGAGTATAGAACACGCAAGATCTGTGGTCCCAAGCTCTTTGACCTCCTGCTCTGCGCTTTCTATCCATGTACTAAATaagaatgacaatgaggatgCTTTGCCTGTCTGCCTTGAAGCGAGGCCTGTAGAATGTGGTGCTGGAGATATGATTGGTGCTGGTGGTGCGTTTTCAACAAAAGAAACTGAGATTAAGTGTATAAGAGGTACAGAAACTCTTTGGTCAGATCGTATCTCTGGAAAGGTTACTGTCTTGGCAGGCAATGCAAATTTCTGGGCTGTTGGTTGCGAAGATGGTTTTCTGCAG GTTTACACAAAATGTGGAATGCGAGCAATGCCAGCAATGATGATGGGATCTGCAGCTGTTTTTATTGATTGTGACGACTGCTGGAAATTGCTTCTTGTCACAAGGAGAGGTCTAATGTACATATGGAACCTCTATGACAGGACCTGCATTTTGCAGGACTCCTTGGCTTCTTTGGTTGCATCTCCAGATGAGTCATCTGCAAAAGATGCTG GTACAGTAAAGGTTATATCTGCCACATTCTCAAGATGTGGATCACCTTTAGTTGTCCTTGCCAGCCGTCATGCTTTTCTTTATGACATGAGCATGAAGTGCTGGTTAAGGATTGCTGATGATTGTTTTCCAGCATCAAATTTTGCTAGCTCGTTTAGTTTCCCACAAGGTGGGGAGCTAGGCAAGTTGCAGATTGACATAGGCAAGTTCATGGCTAGAAAGCCTATTTGGAGCAG GGTTACAGATGATGGGTTGCAGACGCGCGCCCATCTGGAGACCCAACTTGCCTCTTGTTTGGCTTTGAAGTCTGCACAGGAGTACCGCCAATGCCTCCTATCTTACGTACGATTTTTAGCTAG AGAAGCAGATGAATCTCGTCTTCGTGAAGTTTGTGAGAGCTTCCTAGGTCCTCCAGTGGGCATGGTTGGTTCAACATCACCTACTGATCCCAAAAATCTAGCGTGGGATCCTGATGTTCTT GGAATGAAGAAGCAAAAACTTCTTAAGGAAGATATACTTCCTTCGATGGCATCGAACCGGAAAGTGCAGCGGCTGCTCAACGAGTTCATGGACCTCCTCTCAGAATATGAAACCGCTGAGACCAAAGCGGACCCAATGGATGTCACACTGACACCGCACCCCGGAACAGAAGCCAATGACAATGACAAG ATGGACAATCTAGTAACCTTATACCATGGAGGCAGTATTGAGTCTTTGGACGATGAAGACACGTCGTACAACCTGGCGACGAGGCCAGGGACGCAGGTGGAGTCGGCACCGATCTTAGACCAAGTG GGCAACACGCTGAAGCAGTCCGTGCTTGACATCCAACGTTTCTCAAGGACAGGCGTCGACGAGAGGACACTCAACTTTCTTGGA AGGCTAGCACGTCGCCTACGTCGTGCAGCTGGTCAATGTGGTTGCAAGACAACTACGGCGATGGACATGCACGGGCCATTGACACGACTCTCAGACACCACTGTAGGCCTAGGTACTTCTTCGCACAGAGGTACAGGTTCCGGAGGCCAGAGCTCATCCCACAAGACAAGCGATATTTTTCAGGGCCACGGtggcgaggacgaggagggcgAGGATGAGGAGCAGGATTACGAGGGGATTGGACCGTCTCAGCTCTAG
- the LOC136451465 gene encoding protein HIRA-like isoform X2 codes for MILEKPSWIRHEGLQIFSIDIQTGGLRFATGGGDQKVRIWSMKSVHKDSTNDDSNQRLLATMHDHFGSVNCVRWAKHGLYLASGSDDQVILIHERKAGSGTPEFGSGQPPDLENWKVIMTLRGHTADVVDLSWSPDDSTLASGSLDNTIHIWNMNNGICTAVLRGHSSLVKGVTWDPIGSFIASQSDDKTVMIWRTSDWSLAHKTEGHWAKSLGSTFFRRLAWSPCGHLITTTHGFQKPRHSAPVLERGEWAATFDFLGHNAPIVVVKFNNSAFRKNFSNDQDPKAAPAGWANGASKTLTKEQEPYNVIAIGSQDRTITVWTTASARPIFVAKHFFSQSVVDLSWSPDGYSLFACSLDGSVANFHFEAKELGCRLSDSEMDEWKRNRYGDVGGWQSNLAKSPAQLLLEQASAKQSAGKKGTSIVEQAQAPLKVSADVPNPAPVVQSLKVPEASPEDSKMTAGPTADDVKKANQLSSPVKQREYRRPDGRKRIIPEAVGFASNQDNTPNHSQNHLVDFSSLDQRMNGTRPSYGSNSNCNNCGVRDRSSVTARANITESLVIQKVSTGAGNDVRLSIEHARSVVPSSLTSCSALSIHVLNKNDNEDALPVCLEARPVECGAGDMIGAGGAFSTKETEIKCIRGTETLWSDRISGKVTVLAGNANFWAVGCEDGFLQVYTKCGMRAMPAMMMGSAAVFIDCDDCWKLLLVTRRGLMYIWNLYDRTCILQDSLASLVASPDESSAKDAGTVKVISATFSRCGSPLVVLASRHAFLYDMSMKCWLRIADDCFPASNFASSFSFPQGGELGKLQIDIGKFMARKPIWSRVTDDGLQTRAHLETQLASCLALKSAQEYRQCLLSYVRFLAREADESRLREVCESFLGPPVGMVGSTSPTDPKNLAWDPDVLAGLLARVRARHQSQAV; via the exons ATGATTTTAGAGAAGCCAAGCTGGATTCGCCACGAGGGGCTGCAGATCTTCTCCATTGACATCCAGACCGGCGGCCTCCGCTTCGCCACTGGCGGCGGTGATCAGAAG GTTCGAATATGGAGCATGAAATCTGTGCATAAGGACAGTACCAACGATGATTCCAATCAAAGGTTGCTTGCTACAATGCATGATCATTTTGGATCAGTAAACTGTGTGAGATGGGCCAAGCATGGCCTCTACCTTGCTTCAGGATCAGATGATCAGGTTATCCTAATTCATGAGAGAAAAGCTGGCTCAGGTACACCTGAGTTTGGCAGTGGACAACCACCAGATCTAGAAAACTGGAAGGTCATTATGACCTTGAGAGGGCATACCGCTGATGTG GTAGATCTTAGTTGGTCCCCTGATGATTCAACGTTGGCCAGCGGTAGCTTGGATAATACCATTCACATATGGAACATGAACAACGGCATTTGCACTGCTGTCTTGCGAGGGCACTCCAGCTTAGTGAAAGGGGTTACCTGGGATCCTATTGGTTCTTTTATTGCAAGCCAATCAGATGATAAGACTGTTATGATATGGCGTACAAGTGACTGGAGTCTTGCTCACAAGACAGAAGGCCATTGGGCAAAATCT CTTGGTTCAACATTTTTTAGACGACTTGCTTGGTCACCTTGTGGCCACCTCATAACTACAACTCATGGTTTCCAGAAACCTAGGCATTCAGCACCTGTGCTTGAAAGAGGCGAGTGGGCTGCAACTTTTGACTTTCTAGGGCATAATGCGCCTATTGTGGTGGTTAAGTTTAATAACTCAGCATTCCGTAAGAATTTCTCAAATGACCAAGACCCAAAGGCTGCACCAGCTGGATGGGCCAATGGAGCATCAAAGACACTAACAAAAGAACAGGAACCATATAATGTTATTGCTATCGGAAGTCAAGACAGAACTATTACTGTTTGGACGACAGCGAGTGCCCGTCCAATATTTGTTGCTAAGCATTTTTTCTCTCAAAGTGTGGTTGATTTATCTTG GAGCCCTGATGGTTATTCACTTTTTGCCTGCTCCTTGGATGGATCAGTTGCCAACTTTCACTTTGAAGCAAAGGAGCTTGGATGCAGGTTAAGTGACTCTGAAATGGATGAATGGAAGAGGAACAGGTATGGTGATGTTGGAGGATGGCAGTCAAATCTGGCCAAAAGCCCTGCACAATTGCTGCTAGAACAGGCATCAGCAAAACAATCAGCTGGAAAAAAGGGGACTTCAATTGTCGAGCAAGCTCAAGCGCCCCTGAAAGTTTCTGCAGATGTGCCTAACCCAGCTCCGGTTGTTCAAAGTCTCAAAGTTCCTGAAGCATCACCTGAAGACTCTAAGATGACAGCAGGTCCCACTGCTGATGATGTAAAAAAAGCTAACCAGCTATCTAGTCCAGTGAAACAGAGAGAATACCGGCGCCCTGATGGCCGGAAACGAATAATCCCAGAGGCAGTTGGATTTGCTTCCAACCAGGATAACACACCCAACCATTCTCAGAATCATCTTGTTGATTTTTCATCCCTGGATCAACGAATGAATGGAACAAGACCATCTTATGGCAGTAATAGCAACTGTAATAACTGTGGAGTTAGGGATCGCTCTAGTGTCACAGCAAGGGCAAACATAACTGAGAGTCTTGTTATTCAAAAAGTTTCAACCGGTGCTGGTAATGATGTAAGGCTGAGTATAGAACACGCAAGATCTGTGGTCCCAAGCTCTTTGACCTCCTGCTCTGCGCTTTCTATCCATGTACTAAATaagaatgacaatgaggatgCTTTGCCTGTCTGCCTTGAAGCGAGGCCTGTAGAATGTGGTGCTGGAGATATGATTGGTGCTGGTGGTGCGTTTTCAACAAAAGAAACTGAGATTAAGTGTATAAGAGGTACAGAAACTCTTTGGTCAGATCGTATCTCTGGAAAGGTTACTGTCTTGGCAGGCAATGCAAATTTCTGGGCTGTTGGTTGCGAAGATGGTTTTCTGCAG GTTTACACAAAATGTGGAATGCGAGCAATGCCAGCAATGATGATGGGATCTGCAGCTGTTTTTATTGATTGTGACGACTGCTGGAAATTGCTTCTTGTCACAAGGAGAGGTCTAATGTACATATGGAACCTCTATGACAGGACCTGCATTTTGCAGGACTCCTTGGCTTCTTTGGTTGCATCTCCAGATGAGTCATCTGCAAAAGATGCTG GTACAGTAAAGGTTATATCTGCCACATTCTCAAGATGTGGATCACCTTTAGTTGTCCTTGCCAGCCGTCATGCTTTTCTTTATGACATGAGCATGAAGTGCTGGTTAAGGATTGCTGATGATTGTTTTCCAGCATCAAATTTTGCTAGCTCGTTTAGTTTCCCACAAGGTGGGGAGCTAGGCAAGTTGCAGATTGACATAGGCAAGTTCATGGCTAGAAAGCCTATTTGGAGCAG GGTTACAGATGATGGGTTGCAGACGCGCGCCCATCTGGAGACCCAACTTGCCTCTTGTTTGGCTTTGAAGTCTGCACAGGAGTACCGCCAATGCCTCCTATCTTACGTACGATTTTTAGCTAG AGAAGCAGATGAATCTCGTCTTCGTGAAGTTTGTGAGAGCTTCCTAGGTCCTCCAGTGGGCATGGTTGGTTCAACATCACCTACTGATCCCAAAAATCTAGCGTGGGATCCTGATGTTCTT GCAGGTTTGCTTGCCAGAGTCAGGGCTAGGCATCAATCCCAGGCTGTCTGA
- the LOC136451465 gene encoding protein HIRA-like isoform X1 codes for MILEKPSWIRHEGLQIFSIDIQTGGLRFATGGGDQKVRIWSMKSVHKDSTNDDSNQRLLATMHDHFGSVNCVRWAKHGLYLASGSDDQVILIHERKAGSGTPEFGSGQPPDLENWKVIMTLRGHTADVVDLSWSPDDSTLASGSLDNTIHIWNMNNGICTAVLRGHSSLVKGVTWDPIGSFIASQSDDKTVMIWRTSDWSLAHKTEGHWAKSLGSTFFRRLAWSPCGHLITTTHGFQKPRHSAPVLERGEWAATFDFLGHNAPIVVVKFNNSAFRKNFSNDQDPKAAPAGWANGASKTLTKEQEPYNVIAIGSQDRTITVWTTASARPIFVAKHFFSQSVVDLSWSPDGYSLFACSLDGSVANFHFEAKELGCRLSDSEMDEWKRNRYGDVGGWQSNLAKSPAQLLLEQASAKQSAGKKGTSIVEQAQAPLKVSADVPNPAPVVQSLKVPEASPEDSKMTAGPTADDVKKANQLSSPVKQREYRRPDGRKRIIPEAVGFASNQDNTPNHSQNHLVDFSSLDQRMNGTRPSYGSNSNCNNCGVRDRSSVTARANITESLVIQKVSTGAGNDVRLSIEHARSVVPSSLTSCSALSIHVLNKNDNEDALPVCLEARPVECGAGDMIGAGGAFSTKETEIKCIRGTETLWSDRISGKVTVLAGNANFWAVGCEDGFLQVYTKCGMRAMPAMMMGSAAVFIDCDDCWKLLLVTRRGLMYIWNLYDRTCILQDSLASLVASPDESSAKDAGTVKVISATFSRCGSPLVVLASRHAFLYDMSMKCWLRIADDCFPASNFASSFSFPQGGELGKLQIDIGKFMARKPIWSRVTDDGLQTRAHLETQLASCLALKSAQEYRQCLLSYVRFLAREADESRLREVCESFLGPPVGMVGSTSPTDPKNLAWDPDVLVCLPESGLGINPRLSDLVAWWPGSLPACLVANQIGPQFSYFLRS; via the exons ATGATTTTAGAGAAGCCAAGCTGGATTCGCCACGAGGGGCTGCAGATCTTCTCCATTGACATCCAGACCGGCGGCCTCCGCTTCGCCACTGGCGGCGGTGATCAGAAG GTTCGAATATGGAGCATGAAATCTGTGCATAAGGACAGTACCAACGATGATTCCAATCAAAGGTTGCTTGCTACAATGCATGATCATTTTGGATCAGTAAACTGTGTGAGATGGGCCAAGCATGGCCTCTACCTTGCTTCAGGATCAGATGATCAGGTTATCCTAATTCATGAGAGAAAAGCTGGCTCAGGTACACCTGAGTTTGGCAGTGGACAACCACCAGATCTAGAAAACTGGAAGGTCATTATGACCTTGAGAGGGCATACCGCTGATGTG GTAGATCTTAGTTGGTCCCCTGATGATTCAACGTTGGCCAGCGGTAGCTTGGATAATACCATTCACATATGGAACATGAACAACGGCATTTGCACTGCTGTCTTGCGAGGGCACTCCAGCTTAGTGAAAGGGGTTACCTGGGATCCTATTGGTTCTTTTATTGCAAGCCAATCAGATGATAAGACTGTTATGATATGGCGTACAAGTGACTGGAGTCTTGCTCACAAGACAGAAGGCCATTGGGCAAAATCT CTTGGTTCAACATTTTTTAGACGACTTGCTTGGTCACCTTGTGGCCACCTCATAACTACAACTCATGGTTTCCAGAAACCTAGGCATTCAGCACCTGTGCTTGAAAGAGGCGAGTGGGCTGCAACTTTTGACTTTCTAGGGCATAATGCGCCTATTGTGGTGGTTAAGTTTAATAACTCAGCATTCCGTAAGAATTTCTCAAATGACCAAGACCCAAAGGCTGCACCAGCTGGATGGGCCAATGGAGCATCAAAGACACTAACAAAAGAACAGGAACCATATAATGTTATTGCTATCGGAAGTCAAGACAGAACTATTACTGTTTGGACGACAGCGAGTGCCCGTCCAATATTTGTTGCTAAGCATTTTTTCTCTCAAAGTGTGGTTGATTTATCTTG GAGCCCTGATGGTTATTCACTTTTTGCCTGCTCCTTGGATGGATCAGTTGCCAACTTTCACTTTGAAGCAAAGGAGCTTGGATGCAGGTTAAGTGACTCTGAAATGGATGAATGGAAGAGGAACAGGTATGGTGATGTTGGAGGATGGCAGTCAAATCTGGCCAAAAGCCCTGCACAATTGCTGCTAGAACAGGCATCAGCAAAACAATCAGCTGGAAAAAAGGGGACTTCAATTGTCGAGCAAGCTCAAGCGCCCCTGAAAGTTTCTGCAGATGTGCCTAACCCAGCTCCGGTTGTTCAAAGTCTCAAAGTTCCTGAAGCATCACCTGAAGACTCTAAGATGACAGCAGGTCCCACTGCTGATGATGTAAAAAAAGCTAACCAGCTATCTAGTCCAGTGAAACAGAGAGAATACCGGCGCCCTGATGGCCGGAAACGAATAATCCCAGAGGCAGTTGGATTTGCTTCCAACCAGGATAACACACCCAACCATTCTCAGAATCATCTTGTTGATTTTTCATCCCTGGATCAACGAATGAATGGAACAAGACCATCTTATGGCAGTAATAGCAACTGTAATAACTGTGGAGTTAGGGATCGCTCTAGTGTCACAGCAAGGGCAAACATAACTGAGAGTCTTGTTATTCAAAAAGTTTCAACCGGTGCTGGTAATGATGTAAGGCTGAGTATAGAACACGCAAGATCTGTGGTCCCAAGCTCTTTGACCTCCTGCTCTGCGCTTTCTATCCATGTACTAAATaagaatgacaatgaggatgCTTTGCCTGTCTGCCTTGAAGCGAGGCCTGTAGAATGTGGTGCTGGAGATATGATTGGTGCTGGTGGTGCGTTTTCAACAAAAGAAACTGAGATTAAGTGTATAAGAGGTACAGAAACTCTTTGGTCAGATCGTATCTCTGGAAAGGTTACTGTCTTGGCAGGCAATGCAAATTTCTGGGCTGTTGGTTGCGAAGATGGTTTTCTGCAG GTTTACACAAAATGTGGAATGCGAGCAATGCCAGCAATGATGATGGGATCTGCAGCTGTTTTTATTGATTGTGACGACTGCTGGAAATTGCTTCTTGTCACAAGGAGAGGTCTAATGTACATATGGAACCTCTATGACAGGACCTGCATTTTGCAGGACTCCTTGGCTTCTTTGGTTGCATCTCCAGATGAGTCATCTGCAAAAGATGCTG GTACAGTAAAGGTTATATCTGCCACATTCTCAAGATGTGGATCACCTTTAGTTGTCCTTGCCAGCCGTCATGCTTTTCTTTATGACATGAGCATGAAGTGCTGGTTAAGGATTGCTGATGATTGTTTTCCAGCATCAAATTTTGCTAGCTCGTTTAGTTTCCCACAAGGTGGGGAGCTAGGCAAGTTGCAGATTGACATAGGCAAGTTCATGGCTAGAAAGCCTATTTGGAGCAG GGTTACAGATGATGGGTTGCAGACGCGCGCCCATCTGGAGACCCAACTTGCCTCTTGTTTGGCTTTGAAGTCTGCACAGGAGTACCGCCAATGCCTCCTATCTTACGTACGATTTTTAGCTAG AGAAGCAGATGAATCTCGTCTTCGTGAAGTTTGTGAGAGCTTCCTAGGTCCTCCAGTGGGCATGGTTGGTTCAACATCACCTACTGATCCCAAAAATCTAGCGTGGGATCCTGATGTTCTT GTTTGCTTGCCAGAGTCAGGGCTAGGCATCAATCCCAGGCTGTCTGATTTGGTTGCCTGGTGGCCAGGATCACTGCCTGCCTGCTTGGTCGCAAACCAAATAGGCCCTCAGTTCTCATATTTCCTACGTAGTTGA